From the genome of Eublepharis macularius isolate TG4126 chromosome 12, MPM_Emac_v1.0, whole genome shotgun sequence, one region includes:
- the MOGAT3 gene encoding 2-acylglycerol O-acyltransferase 3, which produces MARARAHLAALSVLQWVMTFLFFGLFFTGLLIYLLFTSYWSVTVLYVAWWIMDWETPERGGRRCEWMRRWRLWQLHRDYFPIKLVKTAELPPTRNYVLGSHPHGIICAGAFSTFCTEATGFSRTFPGLKSSLCLLSGLFHMPVYREYMMSSGMVPVSKRSLDFLLRGGPGHAVVIVVGGAAESLDCSPGEQRVRLQGRRGFVRLALQHGAALVPVYSFGETDLFRQLQFADGSLARRLQEAFKRWAGFAPCLFRGGSWGLLPFAAPVTVVVGAPIPVPRRPAPTQEEVAHYHGLYVAALRALFEAHKGACGLAPSQQLLVA; this is translated from the exons ATGGCCCGCGCCCGGGCGCACCTGGCGGCGCTGAGCGTCCTCCAGTGGGTGATGACCTTCCTCTTCTTCG GCCTCTTCTTCACCGGCCTCCTGATCTACCTGCTCTTCACCTCCTACTGGTCTGTCACGGTCCTTTACGTTGCTTGGTGGATCATGGACTGGGAGACCCCCGAGCGAG GTGGTCGCCGTTGTGAGTGGATGAGGAGGTGGAGGCTCTGGCAGCTCCACCGGGATTATTTCCCCATCAAG CTGGTGAAGACAGCAGAACTGCCCCCCACTCGGAACTACGTGCTGGGCTCTCACCCCCACGGCATCATCTGCGCGGGGGCTTTCTCCACCTTCTGCACAGAGGCGACCGGCTTCTCCCGGACCTTCCCTGGCCTCAAGTCCAGCCTCTGTCTCCTCAGCGGGCTCTTCCACATGCCTGTGTACCGCGAGTATATGATGAGCTCAG GCATGGTGCCGGTCAGCAAGCGCTCCTTGGACTTCCTGCTGCGGGGCGGCCCGGGCCACGCGGTGGTCATCGTGGTGGGGGGCGCGGCGGAATCGCTGGACTGCAGCCCCGGGGAGCAGCGCGTCCGCCTGCAGGGGCGGCGAGGCTTTGTGCGCCTGGCGCTCCAGCACGG GGCCGCCCTGGTGCCGGTGTACTCCTTCGGCGAGACCGACCTCTTCCGGCAGCTGCAGTTCGCCGACGGCAGCCTCGCACGCCGCCTCCAGGAGGCCTTCAAGCGGTGGGCCGGCTTCGCGCCCTGCCTCTTCCGCGGCGGCTCCTGGGGCCTCCTGCCCTTCGCCGCGCCGGTCACCGTCGTGG TGGGGGCGCCCATCCCGGTGCCGCGCCGCCCGGCGCCCACGCAGGAAGAGGTCGCGCACTACCACGGGCTCTACGTGGCCGCCCTCCGCGCGCTCTTCGAGGCCCACAAGGGCGCCTGCGGCCTGGCCCCCTCGCAGCAGCTCCTCGTCGCCTAG
- the LOC129340171 gene encoding 2-acylglycerol O-acyltransferase 2-B-like, with protein sequence MKTDSGACVVRAQSRAINPSRSTNMRDCCFVPAPRRLPPQRQPRPRRNARGGKPGWRAGLRRRRGAWLRGRALPSAAAAHSTAGGALRQDSRGAGRGGASPDKVRTGCGFAAQCLAMWVRFAPLRLPLRRRLQTAAVLQWVFSFLALAQCCLGLFLLLLLGDGWLLAVLYAAWLYLDWETPARGGRRSAWVRGWPVWRHFRDYFPITLAKVADLDPTRNYLFGFHPHGVLVAGAFGNFCTEATGFQELFPGLTPHLLMLPFWFKVPFFRDYIMSGGLVSSEKASVSYLLGREGGGQVAVIAVGGPPESLDARPGAFTLQVLSRKGFIKMALQHGAALVPVFSFGENELFNQVSNPEGSFIRTAQERLQKVMGLALPLFHARGVFQYSFGLLPFRRPIHTVVGAPILVPKTPNPSPETIDQLHKTYLEKLVQLFEDNKVKFGVPENKHLNLI encoded by the exons ATGAAGACGGACTCGGGCGCGTGTGTTGTGCGCGCACAGTCCCGGGCAATAAATCCGAGTCGAAGTACGAACATGCGGGACTGCTGCTTTGTTCCCGCGCCCCGACGCCTTCCCCCCCAAAGGCAACCGCGGCCGCGCCGCAACGCCCGGGGAGGGAAGCCGGGCTGGCGGGCGGGGCTCCGGCGCAGAAGAGGCGCATGGCTGCGGGGGCGCGCCCTCCCCTCTGCTGCGGCAGCCCACTCGACGGCAGGCGGCGCCCTCCGGCAGGACTCCCGCGGGGCGGGCCGGGGCGGGGCCTCGCCCGATAAGGTCCGAACCGGCTGCGGCTTCGCCGCGCAGTGCCTCGCCATGTGGGTCCGCTTCGCCCCCTTGCGCTTGCCCCTCCGCCGGCGCCTGCAAACGGCCGCGGTCCTGCAATGGGTCTTCTCCTTCTTGGCGCTGG CGCAGTGCTGCCTGggcctcttcctgctgctgctgctgggcgacGGCTGGCTGCTGGCCGTGCTCTACGCCGCCTGGCTGTACCTGGACTGGGAGACGCCGGCCCGCGGGGGACGCCGCTCGGCCTGGGTGCGCGGCTGGCCCGTCTGGCGCCACTTCCGCGACTACTTCCCCATCACG CTGGCGAAGGTGGCTGACTTGGACCCCACGCGCAACTACCTCTTTGGCTTCCACCCCCACGGCGTGCTGGTGGCCGGGGCCTTCGGAAACTTCTGCACAGAGGCCACGGGGTTCCAGGAGCTGTTCCCGGGCCTCACCCCCCACTTGCTGATGCTCCCCTTCTGGTTCAAAGTCCCTTTTTTCCGGGACTACATCATGAGCGGGG GGCTGGTGTCCTCTGAGAAAGCCAGTGTCTCCTACCTGCTCggccgggaagggggggggcaggtggcTGTCATAGCAGTTGGGGGGCCACCAGAGTCGCTGGATGCCCGGCCTGGAGCTTTCACGCTCCAAGTGCTGAGCCGGAAAGGCTTCATCAAGATGGCGCTGCAGcacgg AGCGGCCCTGGTCCCCGTTTTCTCCTTTGGGGAGAATGAGCTCTTCAATCAGGTGTCAAACCCTGAGGGCTCCTTCATCCGCACGGCGCAAGAACGGCTCCAGAAAGTCATGGGCTTGGCACTGCCCCTCTTCCATGCCCGGGGTGTGTTCCAGTACAGCTTTGGGCTTCTGCCCTTCCGGCGGCCCATTCACACTGTCG TGGGGGCCCCGATTCTCGTGCCCAAGACCCCTAATCCGTCTCCGGAAACCATTGACCAGTTGCACAAGACCTACCTGGAGAAGCTCGTCCAGCTGTTTGAAGACAATAAAGTCAAATTTGGGGTGCCTGAAAACAAACATCTTAATCTGATCTAG
- the PILRA gene encoding paired immunoglobulin-like type 2 receptor alpha isoform X3 — MSWPWRRDFPLFRHNPIAQSVTQPPSLGGDCGGTAELQAARLPFLKPLEPEAMWPALILLAQLLHRAFPTETLVPVQAESTTLNAVPAKSKLPLEKCREGESQQDSCVCLKEFQICQPLQLSAWVDASIILPCDFTYHQDWEPSSDVQLHWRLGSFHSTNFLFNYSSRKQYTHPNFHGRVSWVGNDRQTDTASIQIGALRASDSLLYFCRVSVMTGDKREEWQTINGTNLTVTGHCGKRTRSRRAASRGQGRQEAERHEGPPRGASAPRREDDDAQPPPRVLSAPGREPDLVYAALLLSDALKKAPPNKARDAEEETTYASVRH; from the exons ATGAGCTGGCCCTGGAGAAGAGACTTCCCCCTCTTTCGGCACAACCCCATTGCTCAATCTGTCACACAGCCTCCGTCTTTGGGTGGGGATTGTGGAGGAACTGCAGAGCTGCAGGCAGCCCGTCTCCCCTTCCTGAAGCCCCTGGAGCCTGAGGCCATGTGGCCAGCCCTGATTCTGCTGGCCCAGCTCCTGCACAGAG CTTTCCCAACAGAGACGCTGGTCCCAGTTCAAGCAGAATCCACAACATTGAACGCAGTGCCAGCCAAGAGCAAGCTGCCCCTGGAGAAATGCCGGGAAGGGGAATCCCAACAAG ACAGCTGTGTCTGCCTTAAGGAATTCCAGATCTGCCAGCCCCTCCAGCTCTCTGCCTGGGTGGACGCATCCATCATCCTGCCCTGCGACTTCACTTACCACCAGGACTGGGAGCCATCCAGCGATGTCCAGCTGCACTGGCGCTTGGGAAGTTTTCATTCCACGAACTTCTTGTTCAActacagcagcagaaagcagtaCACACACCCCAATTTCCATGGGCGGGTCTCTTGGGTGGGGAAcgacagacagaccgacacagCTTCGATTCAAATCGGGGCTCTCAGGGCGTCTGACTCCCTGCTTTATTTCTGCCGTGTTTCCGTGATGACAGGTGATAAAAGGGAGGAATGGCAAACCATCAATGGGACCAACCTGACGGTCACAG gtCATTGCGGAAAGCGAACCCGGAGCAG GCGAGCCGCCAGCCGAGGCCAGGGCCGGCAAGAGGCCGAGCGCCACGAGGGCCCCCCCAGAg GCGCCAGCGCCCCCCGCCGGGAAGACGACGACGCGCAGCCTCCCCCGCGAGTCCTCTCGGCTCCCGGGCGGGAGCCGGACCTGGTCTACGCCGCCTTGCTGCTTTCCGACGCCCTGAAGAAGGCGCCGCCGAACAAGGCCCGGGACGCAGAGGAGGAGACGACCTACGCCTCCGTCCGGCACTGA
- the PILRA gene encoding paired immunoglobulin-like type 2 receptor alpha isoform X4, whose protein sequence is MSSCTGAWEVFIPRTSCSTTAAESSDKREEWQTINGTNLTVTASPPSPGLHVGVPTGAALLAAAVTLGLVAFLVARRKGHCGKRTRSRRAASRGQGRQEAERHEGPPRGASAPRREDDDAQPPPRVLSAPGREPDLVYAALLLSDALKKAPPNKARDAEEETTYASVRH, encoded by the exons ATGTCCAGCTGCACTGGCGCTTGGGAAGTTTTCATTCCACGAACTTCTTGTTCAActacagcagcagaaagca GTGATAAAAGGGAGGAATGGCAAACCATCAATGGGACCAACCTGACGGTCACAG CTTCGCCCCCGTCCCCCGGCCTCCACGTGGGGGTGCCAACTGGGGCAGCCCTGCTTGCAGCTGCTGTCACCCTGGGCCTGGTGGCATTCCTCGTCGCCCGCAGAAAAG gtCATTGCGGAAAGCGAACCCGGAGCAG GCGAGCCGCCAGCCGAGGCCAGGGCCGGCAAGAGGCCGAGCGCCACGAGGGCCCCCCCAGAg GCGCCAGCGCCCCCCGCCGGGAAGACGACGACGCGCAGCCTCCCCCGCGAGTCCTCTCGGCTCCCGGGCGGGAGCCGGACCTGGTCTACGCCGCCTTGCTGCTTTCCGACGCCCTGAAGAAGGCGCCGCCGAACAAGGCCCGGGACGCAGAGGAGGAGACGACCTACGCCTCCGTCCGGCACTGA
- the PILRA gene encoding paired immunoglobulin-like type 2 receptor alpha isoform X2 — protein sequence MSWPWRRDFPLFRHNPIAQSVTQPPSLGGDCGGTAELQAARLPFLKPLEPEAMWPALILLAQLLHRETLVPVQAESTTLNAVPAKSKLPLEKCREGESQQDSCVCLKEFQICQPLQLSAWVDASIILPCDFTYHQDWEPSSDVQLHWRLGSFHSTNFLFNYSSRKQYTHPNFHGRVSWVGNDRQTDTASIQIGALRASDSLLYFCRVSVMTGDKREEWQTINGTNLTVTASPPSPGLHVGVPTGAALLAAAVTLGLVAFLVARRKGHCGKRTRSRRAASRGQGRQEAERHEGPPRGASAPRREDDDAQPPPRVLSAPGREPDLVYAALLLSDALKKAPPNKARDAEEETTYASVRH from the exons ATGAGCTGGCCCTGGAGAAGAGACTTCCCCCTCTTTCGGCACAACCCCATTGCTCAATCTGTCACACAGCCTCCGTCTTTGGGTGGGGATTGTGGAGGAACTGCAGAGCTGCAGGCAGCCCGTCTCCCCTTCCTGAAGCCCCTGGAGCCTGAGGCCATGTGGCCAGCCCTGATTCTGCTGGCCCAGCTCCTGCACAGAG AGACGCTGGTCCCAGTTCAAGCAGAATCCACAACATTGAACGCAGTGCCAGCCAAGAGCAAGCTGCCCCTGGAGAAATGCCGGGAAGGGGAATCCCAACAAG ACAGCTGTGTCTGCCTTAAGGAATTCCAGATCTGCCAGCCCCTCCAGCTCTCTGCCTGGGTGGACGCATCCATCATCCTGCCCTGCGACTTCACTTACCACCAGGACTGGGAGCCATCCAGCGATGTCCAGCTGCACTGGCGCTTGGGAAGTTTTCATTCCACGAACTTCTTGTTCAActacagcagcagaaagcagtaCACACACCCCAATTTCCATGGGCGGGTCTCTTGGGTGGGGAAcgacagacagaccgacacagCTTCGATTCAAATCGGGGCTCTCAGGGCGTCTGACTCCCTGCTTTATTTCTGCCGTGTTTCCGTGATGACAGGTGATAAAAGGGAGGAATGGCAAACCATCAATGGGACCAACCTGACGGTCACAG CTTCGCCCCCGTCCCCCGGCCTCCACGTGGGGGTGCCAACTGGGGCAGCCCTGCTTGCAGCTGCTGTCACCCTGGGCCTGGTGGCATTCCTCGTCGCCCGCAGAAAAG gtCATTGCGGAAAGCGAACCCGGAGCAG GCGAGCCGCCAGCCGAGGCCAGGGCCGGCAAGAGGCCGAGCGCCACGAGGGCCCCCCCAGAg GCGCCAGCGCCCCCCGCCGGGAAGACGACGACGCGCAGCCTCCCCCGCGAGTCCTCTCGGCTCCCGGGCGGGAGCCGGACCTGGTCTACGCCGCCTTGCTGCTTTCCGACGCCCTGAAGAAGGCGCCGCCGAACAAGGCCCGGGACGCAGAGGAGGAGACGACCTACGCCTCCGTCCGGCACTGA
- the PILRA gene encoding paired immunoglobulin-like type 2 receptor alpha isoform X1 yields the protein MSWPWRRDFPLFRHNPIAQSVTQPPSLGGDCGGTAELQAARLPFLKPLEPEAMWPALILLAQLLHRAFPTETLVPVQAESTTLNAVPAKSKLPLEKCREGESQQDSCVCLKEFQICQPLQLSAWVDASIILPCDFTYHQDWEPSSDVQLHWRLGSFHSTNFLFNYSSRKQYTHPNFHGRVSWVGNDRQTDTASIQIGALRASDSLLYFCRVSVMTGDKREEWQTINGTNLTVTASPPSPGLHVGVPTGAALLAAAVTLGLVAFLVARRKGHCGKRTRSRRAASRGQGRQEAERHEGPPRGASAPRREDDDAQPPPRVLSAPGREPDLVYAALLLSDALKKAPPNKARDAEEETTYASVRH from the exons ATGAGCTGGCCCTGGAGAAGAGACTTCCCCCTCTTTCGGCACAACCCCATTGCTCAATCTGTCACACAGCCTCCGTCTTTGGGTGGGGATTGTGGAGGAACTGCAGAGCTGCAGGCAGCCCGTCTCCCCTTCCTGAAGCCCCTGGAGCCTGAGGCCATGTGGCCAGCCCTGATTCTGCTGGCCCAGCTCCTGCACAGAG CTTTCCCAACAGAGACGCTGGTCCCAGTTCAAGCAGAATCCACAACATTGAACGCAGTGCCAGCCAAGAGCAAGCTGCCCCTGGAGAAATGCCGGGAAGGGGAATCCCAACAAG ACAGCTGTGTCTGCCTTAAGGAATTCCAGATCTGCCAGCCCCTCCAGCTCTCTGCCTGGGTGGACGCATCCATCATCCTGCCCTGCGACTTCACTTACCACCAGGACTGGGAGCCATCCAGCGATGTCCAGCTGCACTGGCGCTTGGGAAGTTTTCATTCCACGAACTTCTTGTTCAActacagcagcagaaagcagtaCACACACCCCAATTTCCATGGGCGGGTCTCTTGGGTGGGGAAcgacagacagaccgacacagCTTCGATTCAAATCGGGGCTCTCAGGGCGTCTGACTCCCTGCTTTATTTCTGCCGTGTTTCCGTGATGACAGGTGATAAAAGGGAGGAATGGCAAACCATCAATGGGACCAACCTGACGGTCACAG CTTCGCCCCCGTCCCCCGGCCTCCACGTGGGGGTGCCAACTGGGGCAGCCCTGCTTGCAGCTGCTGTCACCCTGGGCCTGGTGGCATTCCTCGTCGCCCGCAGAAAAG gtCATTGCGGAAAGCGAACCCGGAGCAG GCGAGCCGCCAGCCGAGGCCAGGGCCGGCAAGAGGCCGAGCGCCACGAGGGCCCCCCCAGAg GCGCCAGCGCCCCCCGCCGGGAAGACGACGACGCGCAGCCTCCCCCGCGAGTCCTCTCGGCTCCCGGGCGGGAGCCGGACCTGGTCTACGCCGCCTTGCTGCTTTCCGACGCCCTGAAGAAGGCGCCGCCGAACAAGGCCCGGGACGCAGAGGAGGAGACGACCTACGCCTCCGTCCGGCACTGA